Part of the Streptomyces sp. NBC_01460 genome, CATGGCTGACCGCTTTCGTAGTCGATGACGCCCTCAGGATACGTGCGACGTCCCCCATCGGGGTCGACGATCCGCCCCCGGCCGTCCACCCCGCGACGGCCGTCACCCCCGCCCCTCCCTTGCGGCACGGGGCCCGCCACCCGGATAGGTGATCTCGCCCGCCGCCCGGCCGGACCCGCCCGCCGCTTGCGGGGCCCGCGACCGGCCCCGTAGAAGATCCCCAGCAGAAGTTACCGCCCGGTACTCGCCGGGCTCCGGACATCAGCCACGGGGGCTATGAGCATGAGCACGGACAGGACGAGGCCGGCCGGCCGACGCGACCGCACCAGGCCGGGCACCGTACCGCCGCAACGGCCCCGGAGGCCGCTGCGGCCGCACCAGTGGTTCGCCGAACGCCTGCTCGCGGTGCTCAGCGGCCAGCGCCCGGTGCACTGGATGCTCGGCCACACGATCGGCGAGGCCTACGACCAGCTCGCCGAACTCGCCCCGGACACCCCTCTCGGCGCGGGCTCCAGGCGCCCGGTCGTACGCACCTGCCACGGCAGCCGGCCGGCCACCGGCGTGGTCGAGGCCTTCGCCAGCATCGCCACGGGCGAGCAGGTCCGCGCCATGGCCTTCCGCCTGGAACAGGGCCCCGACCTCCGCTGGCGGTGCGCCGCGATCGATCTGGGAGGCGAACGCCTCACCGCGGTCAGATAGCGGGGCCGCGCCGCTGCCGGTCCCACAGGAACGCGGCGGGGCCACTGCCGGTCCCGCCGGAACGCGCGGCGGCGATCGAGGGCATGGCCGCCGAAGCCGCACAGAGGCTCCAGCGGCCCGCGGACACCCTGCCCGTCCCTCGGTGCCCGCCGCCCCGCCGCGGGCCCGGAGGGGCCCGGCAAAACGGCCTGGCCCGGACACCGAGCGGTGTCCGGGCCAGGCCGACCGTCCTTCTGCCTCGCGCTACTTCTTGCGGCGGCGGCCACCCGTGCTCTTCTGCGCCTTACGGCGCTCCGCACGCGTCATCCCGTCGCCCTCGGACCGGGCACCGTCGTCGTTGGCGAAGTCGCCCTCGACGACGCCGCCCTCGCCGTCCACCGTGGGAGCGGAGAAGTGCAGCCGGTCCGGACGCTGCGGCGCGTCCAGGCCCTTGGCGCGGATCTCGGGCCGGCCCGCACCGGCGGCCACCGGCGCGTCCTGCTTCTCGAGGGACGTGCCCTCCTGCACCGGGACCTCCTCGACCTGCTGCTCGACCTGGACCTCCAGGTTGAACAGGTAGCCGACGGACTCCTCCTTGATGCCCTCCATCATGGCGTTGAACATGTCGAAGCCCTCGCGCTGGTACTCGACCAGCGGGTCCTTCTGCGCCATGGCCCGCAGGCCGATGCCTTCCTGGAGGTAGTCCATCTCGTAGAGGTGCTCACGCCACTTGCGGTCCAGGACGGACAGCACCACGCGCCGCTCCAGCTCACGCATGATGTCCGAGCCGAGCGTCTTCTCACGCTCCGCGTACTGCTCGTGGATGTCGTCCTTGACCGACTCGGCGATGAAGTCCGCGGTCACACCGGCCAGGTCGCCCGCGGCCTCCTCGAGCTCCTCGACCGTGACCTTCACCGGGTAGAGCTGCTTGAACGCGCCCCACAGCCGGTCGAGGTCCCACTCCTCGGCGAAGCCCTCCGCCGTCTCCTGGCGGATGTAGTCGTCGATCGTGTCGTCCATGAAGTGGCGGATCTGGTCCTGGAGGTCCTCGCCCTCCAGGACGCGGCGGCGCTCGCCGTAGATGACCTCACGCTGCCGGTTGAGCACCTCGTCGTACTTCAGGACGTTCTTACGCGTCTCGAAGTTCTGCTGCTCCACCTGCGACTGCGCGGAGGCGATCGCCCGGGTCACCATCTTGTTCTCGATGGGGACGTCGTCGGGGACGTTCGCCATCGACATGACGCGCTCGACCATCTGGGCCTTGAACAGGCGCATCAGGTCGTCACCCAGCGACAGGTAGAACCGGGACTCGCCCGGGTCGCCCTGGCGGCCGGAACGACCGCGCAGCTGGTTGTCGATGCGCCGCGACTCGTGCCGCTCGGTGCCCAGCACGTACAGCCCGCCGAGCTCCTTGACCTCTTCGAACTCCGCCTTCACGGCGTGCTCGGCCTTCTCCAGCGCGGCGGGCAGGGCGGCTGCCCACTGCTCGACGTGCTCCACGGGGTCGAGACCGCGCTGGCGCAGCTCCGCCTCGGCGAGGTCGTCCGGGTTGCCGCCGAGCTTGATGTCCGTGCCTCGGCCGGCCATGTTCGTGGCGACCGTGACCGCGCCCTTGCGCCCGGCCTGGGCGACGATCGTCGCCTCACGGTCGTGCTGCTTGGCGTTGAGGACCTCGTGCTGGACACCGCGCTTCGAGAGCTGCTGCGAGAGGTACTCGGACTTCTCGACGGAGGTCGTGCCGACCAGGATCGGCTGCCCCTTCTCGTGCTTCTCGGCGATGTCGTCGACGACCGCGGCGAACTTCGCGACCTCGGTGCGGTAGATCAGGTCCGACTGGTCGGCGCGGACCATCGGCCGGTTCGTCGGGATCGGCACGACGCCGAGCTTGTAGATCTGGTGGAACTCCGCCGCCTCGGTCATCGCCGTACCGGTCATGCCGGAGAGCTTGCCGTACAGGCGGAAGAAGTTCTGCAGGGTGATCGTGGCGAGCGTCTGGTTCTCGTCCTTGATGTCCACCCCTTCCTTCGCCTCGATGGCCTGGTGCATGCCCTCGTTGTAACGGCGGCCGGCGAGGATACGGCCGGTGTGCTCGTCGACGATCATGACTTCGCCGTCGATGACGACGTAGTCCTTGTCCTTCTTGAAGAGTTCCTTGGCCTTGATCGCGTTGTTGAGGTAACCGACGAGCGGGGTGTTCACCGACTCGTAGAGGTTGTCGATCCCCAGCCAGTCCTCGACCTTGGCGACACCGGGCTCGTGGATGGCCACGGTCCGCTTCTTCTCGTCGACCTCGTAGTCGCCGGTCTCCTCGATGCCCTTCAGCGGGTTGCCCGCCTCACCCCTGGTGAGACGCGTGACCAGCTTGGCGAAGTCGCCGTACCACTTGGTGGCCTGGTCCGCCGGACCGGAGATGATCAGCGGCGTACGGGCCTCGTCGACGAGGATCGAGTCGACCTCGTCGACGATGGCGAAGTTGTGGCCGCGCTGGACGAGCTCCTCCTGGGACCACGCCATGTTGTCGCGGAGGTAGTCGAACCCGAACTCGTTGTTCGTGCCGTACGTGATGTCGCAGGCGTACTGCTCACGGCGCTGGGCCGGAGTCATGTTGGCGATGATGCAGCCGACCTCGAGGCCGAGGAACTTGTGCACCCGGCCCATCATCTCGGAGTCGCGCTCGGCCAGGTAGTCGTTGACCGTGATCAGGTGCACACCCTTGCCGGAGAGCGCGTTGAGATACGCGGGCAGGGTGCCGACGAGCGTCTTGCCCTCGCCGGTCTTCATCTCGGCGACGTAGCCGAGGTGCAGGGCGGCACCGCCCATCATCTGGACGTCGTAGTGGCGCTGTCCGAGGACGCGCTTCGCGGCCTCACGGACGGTCGCGAATGCTTCGGGAAGCAGGTCGTCCAGGCTCTCGCCGTCCGCGTACCGTTCCTTGTACTCGTCGGTGAGCGCCCGCAGCTCGGCGTCGGAGAGGTTGACGAAGTCCTCTTCGATGGAGCTGACCTGGTCCGCGATGCGGTGCAGTTTGCGCAGGATCTTGCCTTCGCCTGCACGCATGAGCTTGTTGAAGACGGACACTGAGGCTGGTCTCCTTGCCGGTCGGGCCTGGCACTGGGTCGTGTGATGGACTCTGGCGCGGGCACGGCAGGTGGGCCCCACCGCAACGGCCATCGTAAGCGAGGACCCCGCCACGCCGGGAGGGCTGCTGCCGCGTTCTCCCCGCCGCACCCTTCCAGGACAACGGCCGGGAGGGACGGAAGGTGCCGGGAAGCACCGAAAAGTGCTCGCATCCCACGCTCCGCATCACCAGAATTCCCCCATGGAACCCGCCACCCTGACCACGGAACGCCTGCTCATGCGGCCCTTCGCGCCCGAGGACGCCGAGGCGGCCTACACCGCCTGCCAGGATCCCGAGATCCAGCGCTGGACAGTTGTCCCGTCCCCGTACACCCGTGCCGACGCGGAGCTCTTCACCGCGAAGCTGTCACCCTCGGGCTGGCAGGACGACACGATGTACAACTTCGCGGTGCTGCTGCGCGACGGCGGACCGCTCGTCGGCGCCCTCGGCGTCAACCGCTGCGCACTTCCCGGCACCTACGAGATCGGCTTCTGGACGGCGAAGGAGCACCGCGGCTCGGGCTACACGACGGAGGCGGTGCTCTCGGCCGCCCACTGGGCGTTCACCGGCCTCGCCGCGGACCGCCTGGAGTGGCGGGCGGAGATCGGCAACACGCCGTCCCGGGCGGTCGCCCTGCGTGCCGGCTTCCGCATGGAGGGTGAGCAGCGGTCGGCGCTGTTCAACAAGGGGATACGGCGTGACAGCTGGAGCGGCGCGCTGCTCCCGGCCGACCTGGGTCTGCCCGGCACCCACCCCCATCGGCCGGCCCCCGATGTCAGTGGCGCGCTCTAGGGTTCGACGCATGACGTCTGTGCCGCAGCCCGTTCTGGAACTCTCCGCCGACCAGGCACGCCGGATCGCCCTGCGCGCCCAGGGCCTCCTGGGCGCCCCGGACCGCCGGGGCGGGGTCCACGGAGTGCTGCGCCGCCTCGGCGCGGTCCAGCTCGACACCATCTCCGTCCTGGCCAGGTCCCACGAGCTCGTGCCGTACGCGCGTCTCGGCGCGCTCGGCCGCCGCACGGTCGACGAGGCCTACTGGTCGGGCGGCCGCTCGTTCGAGTACTGGTCGCATGCCGCCTGCATCCTCCCGGTCGAGGAGTGGCCGCACTTCGCGTTCCGCCGCCGCGCCTACCGCTCCCGGCCGCACTGGCACCACGACCTGCCCGACGGGGCGTACGAGACGGTGATCAAGCAGCTGCGCACCGAGGGCCCGCTGACGGCCACCGAGCTGGGCGGCGCGAAGAACGGCGGCGAGTGGTGGGACTGGTCCGCCTCCAAGGTCGCCGTCGAGCGGGCCCTGATGTACGGCGAGGTGGTGTGCACCGAGCGGCGCGGCTGGAAGCGGGTCTACGACCTGGCCGAGCGGGCGATCCCTGACGCCCTGCTCCACGACGACCTGGACGACGCGGAGTGCCTGCGCCGGCTGGTCGCCCTGGCGGGGAGGTCACTGGGAGTCGGCACCCGGGCGGACATCGCCGACTACCACCGGCTCAAGGGCGAGCAGTTCGACGCCGTCGTGGCGGACTCCGGGCTCGTTCCGGTGTCGGTCCGGGGCTGGGCGAAGCAGGCGTGGGCAGACCCCGAGGCCCTGGCCTCGGAGCCGCGCGGGCGACACCGCACGACGCTGTTGTCACCGTTCGACTCACTGATCTGGGAGCGGGCGCGCACGGAGCGGATCTTCGGCTTCACCCATCGCCTGGAGGCGTACGTGCCCCGGCCCAAGCGGATCCACGGCTACTTCGCGATGCCCCTGCTGGCGGGCGGCAGGCTGCGGGGCCGGGTCGACCCGGGCAGGGAGGGGACCACTCTGGTCGCCCGCCAGGTGTCGCTCGACGGCGCGACGGCGGTGGCTCCGATGGCCGGGGCCCTCGTGGAGGCGGCCTCCTGGGTCGGCTGCACCGATGTGCGGCTGGAGCGGGTCGACGCACCGGAGCTGCGCGAGCCGCTGATGGCGGAGATCGCCCACGCCCTCACCTGAGGCACCCCGCGCTCCGGTCCGGCCGGGCCTACTGCCCGCTGAGCCGGAGTACGGCACTCACGTACAGGCTCACGGACACCGCCTGCAGCAGGAAGCCGAGGACCGTGTGCCCGATCAGCCCGTGCCCCGGGGCGAGGCCCAGATGCACCCGGGCCGCCCGGCTCACCCGGGGCGCGGGGATCCCTCGGGCGGCGTTCACTTCCGCCTTCTCGACCGCCCGGCGCAGCTTCTTGACGCTCCTCCGGGTCGTGACCCCCAGGCGTACGCCATGGGCGTCACGCACCAGCAGCAACCGGTGCGCACCGCCGTACGAGAAGGTCGTCACCAGCCGGACGGTGGTGAGCCGGTCGAGGTCGACGGACCGCTCTCCGGTCAGGGTGCGCGCGGTCAGGTGCGACGACGAGTGCCGGAACGGGGCCAGCTCCTCGCACAGTGCGGGCAGAAGCACGAAGCCGATCAAGGACAGCAGACCGAGCGCAAGGGGTGTGCCTTCGGGGAGCATCCCCGCCCTGGCCAAGGCGTAGCCGCCGCACGGCAGCAGAAGGAACGCCACCACCAGGCCCGATCCCCTGCGTGCCCGCACCACCGCACGGGCACGCTCCCCGCTGCTGATCGTGGTCGCCCCCACCGGCCCCCGCCCTTTCCGGTCAGGTCGTCCCAGCTCTTCAGGCAGGATGCCGACGTCCGCCGCGCTACCGGATCTCGAGGATCTTCTCCCGCATGGCATAGACCACGGCTTCCATCCGGGAGTGCAGCTGGAGCTTCTCCAGGATATTGCGGACGTGGTTCTTCACCGTGTTCTCGGAGATGAACAATTCCTTGGCGATATCGCGGTTGTTCATGCCGGTGGCCACGAGCTTGAGCACTTCCAGCTCCCGTTCGGTGAGTCGCGGCGCGGGGACGAGCCGGCGCTCGTCGGTGCGCTGGATCATCGACTTGAACTCGGTGAGCAGTTTGGAGGCCATCGACGGGCTGATCTGGGACTGTCCGTCCGCGACGGCGCGAATGGCGGTGGCCACCTCGTCGGTGGAGATCTCCTTGAGGAGGTAGCCGGTGGCGCCCGCCTTGATCGCCTCGTAGAGGTCGGCCTCCTCGTCGCTGATCGTCAGCATGATGATCTTCGCGCTGGGGGCCACCTCCTTGATGGAGGTGCAGGCCTCGATTCCGCCGCGCTTGGGCATCCGCACGTCCATCAGCACGATGTCGGGCAGCAGATCGGCGGCCTTGTCGACCGCCTCCGCCCCGTCCCCCGCCTCCCCGACGACCAGGATGTCCTCCTCCTGCGCGAGGACGATCTCCAGGCCTCTGCGAAAGAGCGCGTGGTCGTCCACCACGAGAACCCTGATGGGCTCCTTGCGGGAACCACCGTCGTCCGCAACGGAATCCGCACCGCGAGCGCTGTCGGCATCGTTCGTCCCGCGCACGGGTCCGAAGGTGTCCGCCATCGTTCCTCCCCCTGAAGGCCACTGCCTGCGGTCACAGGCGGTCCGCCAACGCCAGTGCACAGAGCACCGATTGGCCTGGGACGCCATGCTTTCATGCCTGGCCGCCGAAGCGGTGCCCCCGCGGTCGCACGTGGTGCCCCCGGACGCGTCCGCGCGCGTCCGGGGGCACCACGTATCGGCTGTGAGTGGTGGTGTCAGCCGCCGAGCGCACCGCCCGCGCCGCCCGCCTCGTCGGAGGCCAGCGGGTCGGTCCTCAGGTGGATGACACCGTAGTCGTAGGCGTGCCGCCGGTAGACGACACTGGGCTCCTTGGTCTCGGAGTCGACGAACAGATAGAAGTCGTGACCGACCAGCTCCATCTCGTAGAGCGCCTGGTCGAGCGTCATCGGTGCGGCGACGTGCGTCTTCTCGCGCATCACGAGCGGTCCTTCGCCCTGTACCTCGAGCGAGCCGATCTTCGTGGTGGGCACGGCGGGCGCCGGCTCGTCGGGGATCAGTTCGCCGTCCCCGTTGAACGAGGCCGCGTCCGGCACGACCTCCCCGACCTCGGCCGCGGACAGCCGGCCGCTGCCACGCCTGCTGTAGCGCTTGTCGTGCTCCTTGCGCAGCTGCGTGTCGAGCTTGTCGGTGGCCAGGTCCAGCGCTGCGTACGGGTCGCCTGCCGCCGCTTCCGCCCGGATGACCGGCCCACGCGAGCGGAGCGTGATCTCCACCCTTGCCGCACGGTCGGCCTGACGGGGATTCGGCTCCTTGGACACCTCGACGTCGAGGCTGATCACCTTGCCGTCGAACTTCTGGATCTTGTCCAGCTTCAGCTTCTCGGCCACGTGCTTGCGGAACCGCTCGGGCACCTCGGTCTTGCGGCCCTTGACGACGATGTCCACGCAGAACTCCGTTCCCGGATCGCTCCGCTTCGGCGGCGGAGCATCTCCCTTTTGCACCAGGCTCCGGTGATCGCCGGAGCCGCGGACTCGGTGGCTGTCACCTCCTCCTCCCCCGTCGGCAGGGTCTCCATCCCACCGATTTCCATGCTTCTGGCGTACTGGTGAGTTACCTGCCCGAAACCTGGTGGCGCATTCGTCGAGGTACGGAATTCACCGTCCCTCACAACCGAACATAGCCTGCCCACCACTGTGTCGGCACCCGCTACTCACGCGTACCTCCGATCGGGACGCTTTACCCACTCACTACCTGCAACGATGCAAGTTTTCTGTCAGTTCCGGTTTATTTCGAAAGCAGACGGAGAAGCTGCGACAACCGCTGCGCGAAGAGGCTCCGCCGTGCCGCTGTCGGCACGGCCCGAGGCACGCACGGCGCGCACCGCGCGGGCCGCCTCCGCCAGCGAGGACCCGGTCGTCAGCACGTCGTCCACCAGCACCACCCGGGCACCCCGGAGCAGCCTCCGGCCACCGTCGGCCACGGCCAGCGCGCCCGCGAGGTTCGCGTGGCGTTCCCCGGCCTTCAGCCCTGCCTGATCGGCCACGGCACGCCGCTGCCCCAGCACCGCGAACACCCTGGCCGCCGTGCCCCCGCGCCGGAGCTCGGCCGTGGCCGCGACCGCGATCCTGCGCGCCGGGTCGTGGCCGCGTCCCGCCGTGGCCCGCCGTGACGACGGGACGGGAACCAGCAGCAGCGGCCCCTCGTCCCCCTCATGCCCCGCTCCGGCCCGCACAGCGGCCGCCAGCGCCCCGCCGAGCGCCCCGGCCAGGCCGAGTACCCCTCGTTCCTTGTGGGCCAGCAGCGTCGCGCGTACGGCGTTCTCGTACGGGGCCGCCGCGTGGACCACAGGGAGGCCCGCCGGCTCGGGCGCCGGTCTCACTCTCCGCGGCACGGCCGCCAGCGCGGCGGCGCACTCCTCGCACAGCTCCGTCCGCGGCCTGCCGCAGCCTCCGCAGGCCACCGGCAGCACCAGTCCCACGATCTCCTGCCACCAACTCCGCACAGCCCCACTGTGCCGGGGCCGCGGACACTCGGCCACCCCTGTGGAAAACACCCTGTGGACAACCGGGCACGCCCCGCGGCGGACCCCCTGGCGGCATCCGCGCGGAAGCCCCGCTCAGCCCGGGTAGACCAGGGAGGAGCCCTCCTTGAGGACCGTCTGCCAGTTGTCCCCCGGCGACAGCTTCACTATCCCGTCGCTCTCGGTGTCCGCCATCAGCGGCAGTTGCTCGTCATCGGCGGCCGCGACCGCCGTCACCTGGTTCACACCCGGCAGGACTCCGGAGGACGACGTCGATCCGTCGGCCTGCACGTAACGCACCTGCTGCACACCGCCCTCCTCCTTGCCGACCACCACGAGCCGGCTGCGGCCGGACCAGGACACAGCGGTCACATCGGCGAGCTGCGGTGCGGCCTGGCGCAGATCCTCGACGGAGACCTGCTCGGCCTCGCCCGAGCCGTGACGCTCGACCCGGCCGATGTTCAGCGTCGTGTGCCCGTCCTTGAACACCTGCAGGGCGATCCGGACCCCGTCGGCCGACATCCGCAGCCCCTCGATCCGCCCGCCGTCCAGACCGGGTACCGCGACCTCCTGCGGCTCCCCCGCCCCGCCCACGAGACGCAGCAGCCTGGGATCCGCCGGGTCACGGTCGGCGACCCACAGATCGCCCCTGCCGTCCCAGCTCGGCGTGGACAGCCGGTCCGAGGCCTTCTTCGCGCGGCTGGTCACCACGGGCGGGGCCAGCTCGCTCTCCTCGGTGAGGGAGGAGACGTACAGCTGCTGCTGGTTCGCCGAGACCGCGGCGGCCTGCGTTTCGTCCCGGGCCACTCCCACGGCGCTCATGGCCACCGCCCCACCGCCCAGCGGGCCGATCACCGGTTCCGGTTCCCAGCTGCCCTTGCCGCTGCCGGAGAGGCGCTGCACATGCCCCTTGTCGTCGACGAAGTACTGGCTGTCGGGACCGGCGGAACCGTTGTCCGAGGCGAACTCCTCGGCCTCGTCGGCCCCGAGCGAGCACAGCGGGCCGTGCGCGCCCTGCAGCTCGACCTGTCCCACCCGGGCGGACGTCAGGTCCCGCAAGGTGAAGAGCACCTGGGCCGCCATCATCCGGCAGGCGTCCTGCCCCACCTGGTCGGCCTTCTTGTTGAGCGGCACCTTCAGGACGTTCTGGTCGTCCGTCGCCAGGGAGGTGACCCCTCGCCTCAGCGCCGTACCGGCGGGGAAGCGCGAATCCACCACCGGCCGCAGCCAGTCCGACGGGCCCTCCAGCAGCGTCCGTACCGTCTGGGTGGCCGTGTCCATCCGCGTCACGGGATCCGTGCGGTTCCGGACGTAGACGGGGTCGGTGACCAGCGCGGCAGCGTCGCCCGCGCGCCCCGCGGCGAAGTAGTACTTGTTCACGGGGCGGTAGAGACGCTTGAAGTCTGACTGTCCGAGCACCAGCCCGTCCGGCACGATGTCGATGCGCCACTCCGGCTTGCCGTCCGCCCCCTTCTCCTTGACCAGGTGAAGCGACTGGGAGTACTCCGCCGGAGCCAGCGGCCGGTAGGAGCTCTGCGCGTCGACCGCCGCCACCTGTTCCCCGGTCAGCGTGTAGGTGGTCTCCGCGGACCTGCGTTCCTTGTCGTGGATCGTGGGTCCGTTGCGGTTGGGCGCCTTCGCGAGCACCGTGGTGCCCTCGCTCGGCTGCCAGGTGCGCGCGGCCTCCGCGGTCAGATACTTACGCGTCGTCCGGAAGTCGGGGTCGTCGCTCGTCATGGACTCCAGGAACCCGTCGACGACCTCGATGGGAGCGGCGCCCTCCCTCGGAGGAACGGCGTACACCTGCACCTGCGAATCACCCGGCTGCGAGGCGTCGACCGGCTTCACGTCGCCGGTGACCGGCATCGCACCGCACCCGGCGAGCACCACGGCGCCGCAGCCGATCAGCGCGGACAACCGCACCGCCCGGCCATGGCCGCCCCGACGGCGTTCAGTGTCCACGAGTCGTGTCCTCCTGCTGTGGATCCTGCGTCTCCGGTTCGGCGCCCCCGCCGGGCCGGTCCCCGGCCGGA contains:
- a CDS encoding ComF family protein gives rise to the protein MRSWWQEIVGLVLPVACGGCGRPRTELCEECAAALAAVPRRVRPAPEPAGLPVVHAAAPYENAVRATLLAHKERGVLGLAGALGGALAAAVRAGAGHEGDEGPLLLVPVPSSRRATAGRGHDPARRIAVAATAELRRGGTAARVFAVLGQRRAVADQAGLKAGERHANLAGALAVADGGRRLLRGARVVLVDDVLTTGSSLAEAARAVRAVRASGRADSGTAEPLRAAVVAASPSAFEINRN
- a CDS encoding response regulator transcription factor, which encodes MADTFGPVRGTNDADSARGADSVADDGGSRKEPIRVLVVDDHALFRRGLEIVLAQEEDILVVGEAGDGAEAVDKAADLLPDIVLMDVRMPKRGGIEACTSIKEVAPSAKIIMLTISDEEADLYEAIKAGATGYLLKEISTDEVATAIRAVADGQSQISPSMASKLLTEFKSMIQRTDERRLVPAPRLTERELEVLKLVATGMNNRDIAKELFISENTVKNHVRNILEKLQLHSRMEAVVYAMREKILEIR
- a CDS encoding GNAT family N-acetyltransferase; protein product: MEPATLTTERLLMRPFAPEDAEAAYTACQDPEIQRWTVVPSPYTRADAELFTAKLSPSGWQDDTMYNFAVLLRDGGPLVGALGVNRCALPGTYEIGFWTAKEHRGSGYTTEAVLSAAHWAFTGLAADRLEWRAEIGNTPSRAVALRAGFRMEGEQRSALFNKGIRRDSWSGALLPADLGLPGTHPHRPAPDVSGAL
- the hpf gene encoding ribosome hibernation-promoting factor, HPF/YfiA family encodes the protein MDIVVKGRKTEVPERFRKHVAEKLKLDKIQKFDGKVISLDVEVSKEPNPRQADRAARVEITLRSRGPVIRAEAAAGDPYAALDLATDKLDTQLRKEHDKRYSRRGSGRLSAAEVGEVVPDAASFNGDGELIPDEPAPAVPTTKIGSLEVQGEGPLVMREKTHVAAPMTLDQALYEMELVGHDFYLFVDSETKEPSVVYRRHAYDYGVIHLRTDPLASDEAGGAGGALGG
- a CDS encoding Rv3235 family protein: MSTDRTRPAGRRDRTRPGTVPPQRPRRPLRPHQWFAERLLAVLSGQRPVHWMLGHTIGEAYDQLAELAPDTPLGAGSRRPVVRTCHGSRPATGVVEAFASIATGEQVRAMAFRLEQGPDLRWRCAAIDLGGERLTAVR
- a CDS encoding LpqB family beta-propeller domain-containing protein; translation: MDTERRRGGHGRAVRLSALIGCGAVVLAGCGAMPVTGDVKPVDASQPGDSQVQVYAVPPREGAAPIEVVDGFLESMTSDDPDFRTTRKYLTAEAARTWQPSEGTTVLAKAPNRNGPTIHDKERRSAETTYTLTGEQVAAVDAQSSYRPLAPAEYSQSLHLVKEKGADGKPEWRIDIVPDGLVLGQSDFKRLYRPVNKYYFAAGRAGDAAALVTDPVYVRNRTDPVTRMDTATQTVRTLLEGPSDWLRPVVDSRFPAGTALRRGVTSLATDDQNVLKVPLNKKADQVGQDACRMMAAQVLFTLRDLTSARVGQVELQGAHGPLCSLGADEAEEFASDNGSAGPDSQYFVDDKGHVQRLSGSGKGSWEPEPVIGPLGGGAVAMSAVGVARDETQAAAVSANQQQLYVSSLTEESELAPPVVTSRAKKASDRLSTPSWDGRGDLWVADRDPADPRLLRLVGGAGEPQEVAVPGLDGGRIEGLRMSADGVRIALQVFKDGHTTLNIGRVERHGSGEAEQVSVEDLRQAAPQLADVTAVSWSGRSRLVVVGKEEGGVQQVRYVQADGSTSSSGVLPGVNQVTAVAAADDEQLPLMADTESDGIVKLSPGDNWQTVLKEGSSLVYPG
- the secA gene encoding preprotein translocase subunit SecA, with translation MSVFNKLMRAGEGKILRKLHRIADQVSSIEEDFVNLSDAELRALTDEYKERYADGESLDDLLPEAFATVREAAKRVLGQRHYDVQMMGGAALHLGYVAEMKTGEGKTLVGTLPAYLNALSGKGVHLITVNDYLAERDSEMMGRVHKFLGLEVGCIIANMTPAQRREQYACDITYGTNNEFGFDYLRDNMAWSQEELVQRGHNFAIVDEVDSILVDEARTPLIISGPADQATKWYGDFAKLVTRLTRGEAGNPLKGIEETGDYEVDEKKRTVAIHEPGVAKVEDWLGIDNLYESVNTPLVGYLNNAIKAKELFKKDKDYVVIDGEVMIVDEHTGRILAGRRYNEGMHQAIEAKEGVDIKDENQTLATITLQNFFRLYGKLSGMTGTAMTEAAEFHQIYKLGVVPIPTNRPMVRADQSDLIYRTEVAKFAAVVDDIAEKHEKGQPILVGTTSVEKSEYLSQQLSKRGVQHEVLNAKQHDREATIVAQAGRKGAVTVATNMAGRGTDIKLGGNPDDLAEAELRQRGLDPVEHVEQWAAALPAALEKAEHAVKAEFEEVKELGGLYVLGTERHESRRIDNQLRGRSGRQGDPGESRFYLSLGDDLMRLFKAQMVERVMSMANVPDDVPIENKMVTRAIASAQSQVEQQNFETRKNVLKYDEVLNRQREVIYGERRRVLEGEDLQDQIRHFMDDTIDDYIRQETAEGFAEEWDLDRLWGAFKQLYPVKVTVEELEEAAGDLAGVTADFIAESVKDDIHEQYAEREKTLGSDIMRELERRVVLSVLDRKWREHLYEMDYLQEGIGLRAMAQKDPLVEYQREGFDMFNAMMEGIKEESVGYLFNLEVQVEQQVEEVPVQEGTSLEKQDAPVAAGAGRPEIRAKGLDAPQRPDRLHFSAPTVDGEGGVVEGDFANDDGARSEGDGMTRAERRKAQKSTGGRRRKK
- a CDS encoding winged helix-turn-helix domain-containing protein; the encoded protein is MTSVPQPVLELSADQARRIALRAQGLLGAPDRRGGVHGVLRRLGAVQLDTISVLARSHELVPYARLGALGRRTVDEAYWSGGRSFEYWSHAACILPVEEWPHFAFRRRAYRSRPHWHHDLPDGAYETVIKQLRTEGPLTATELGGAKNGGEWWDWSASKVAVERALMYGEVVCTERRGWKRVYDLAERAIPDALLHDDLDDAECLRRLVALAGRSLGVGTRADIADYHRLKGEQFDAVVADSGLVPVSVRGWAKQAWADPEALASEPRGRHRTTLLSPFDSLIWERARTERIFGFTHRLEAYVPRPKRIHGYFAMPLLAGGRLRGRVDPGREGTTLVARQVSLDGATAVAPMAGALVEAASWVGCTDVRLERVDAPELREPLMAEIAHALT